The proteins below are encoded in one region of Oncorhynchus nerka isolate Pitt River linkage group LG15, Oner_Uvic_2.0, whole genome shotgun sequence:
- the LOC115143359 gene encoding DNA-binding protein inhibitor ID-1-like has translation MKVVGPTCALKSKVGGKDMVRCLSDQSLSISKCKIPLLDEQMTVFLQDMNSCYSKLKELVPTLPTNKKASKVEILQHVIDYIWDLQVELDEPEKNRQQSSVPRTPLTTLNAELASITVENGFSDDRIMCR, from the exons ATGAAGGTTGTCGGACCTACCTGCGCACTGAAGAGCAAGGTTGGAGGCAAGGACATGGTGCGGTGCCTATCCGACCAGAGCCTTTCCATCTCCAAATGTAAGATCCCGCTGCTGGACGAGCAGATGACCGTGTTTCTGCAGGACATGAACAGCTGTTATAGCAAGCTGAAGGAGctggtccccactctgcctacCAACAAGAAGGCCAGCAAGGTGGAGATCCTCCAACACGTCATTGACTACATATGGGACCTGCAGGTTGAACTGGACGAGCCGGAAAAGAACCGTCAGCAGAGCAGCGTGCCCCGCACACCTCTGACAACCCTGAACGCAGAGCTGGCCAGCATCACTGTCGAG AATGGATTCTCGGATGACAGAATCATGTGCCGCTAG